One region of Carassius gibelio isolate Cgi1373 ecotype wild population from Czech Republic chromosome A1, carGib1.2-hapl.c, whole genome shotgun sequence genomic DNA includes:
- the LOC127956845 gene encoding 60S ribosomal protein L9-like gives MKTILSNQTVDIPNNVEVTLKGRTVVVKGPRGVLRREFNHINLELSLLGKKQKKLRVDKWWGNRKELATVRTICSHVQNMIKGVTLGFRYKMRSVYAHFPINVAMQENGTLVEIRNFLGEKYIRRVCMRQGVSCAVSAAQKDELVLEGNDIELVSNSAALIQQATTVKNKDIRKFLDGIYVSEKGTVVEAES, from the exons ATGAAGACCATTCTCAGTAACCAGACTGTGGATATCCCCAACAACG TCGAGGTGACCCTGAAGGGCCGCACCGTTGTAGTGAAGGGCCCCCGAGGAGTTCTTCGCCGGGAGTTCAACCACATTAATCTGGAGCTCAGTCTGTTGGGCAAGAAACAGAAGAAG CTGCGTGTGGATAAGTGGTGGGGTAACAGGAAGGAGTTGGCCACAGTCCGCACCATCTGCAGTCATGTCCAGAACATGATCAAGGGCGTCACACTG GGCTTCAGATACAAGATGCGATCTGTATATGCCCATTTCCCCATTAACGTGGCGATGCAGGAGAACGGCACTCTGGTGGAGATCAGAAACTTCTTGGGAGAGAAGTACATCCGCCGTGTCTGCATGAGGCAAG GTGTGTCATGCGCAGTGTCTGCCGCTCAGAAAGACGAGCTTGTTCTGGAGGGTAATGACATTGAGCTGGTGTCAAACTCAG CTGCCCTCATCCAGCAGGCAACCACAGTGAAAAATAAAGATATCAGAAAGTTCCTGGATGGTATTTACGTCTCTGAGAAGGGCACTGTAGTGGAGGCGGAGTCGTAG
- the LOC127956984 gene encoding LOW QUALITY PROTEIN: replication factor C subunit 1-like (The sequence of the model RefSeq protein was modified relative to this genomic sequence to represent the inferred CDS: inserted 1 base in 1 codon) produces MMDIRRFFASSKPAAPKPSNESTNTDEEQKKKQKSKTKVKGLTSNEKLSGKRKKRVIIDSDFEEEKEKEKETKTSAKDSDSDDTLMTLKTSKPKENGAAKGKKESDSGKAKQPQVSSRKSPTKSPNAVSKGAAKSSQPTVSPKVEPPKHTPTSVMSFFGSSSVQRSEKKMVASSSTKRKAPTQDTEEPLSDEAIAKQLQMDEDMELEKKIHDDEEFARTLAMLDDAPLPKKARVDSPTESSTSTSNTKPKIDPSPKQSPVKTSSKLARMKRQEEEQRKKDRGEKQMKISPKKEPMSPTSSERAATPKSAASVSTGATKSPKSVGAPLKTSPAKPENKSPEDLEKKRANSSAYRNFLNREGPRALGSKEIPQGAENCLEGCVFVLTGVLESLERDDAKSLIERYGGKVTGNVSRKTTYLVLGRDSGASKSEKAESFGTKIINEDELLELIRTKPGKKSKYEIAAEAENKSFKARTPDSRHKHASPSKKATPEEPSPKKSSPSKGKSKPGSASKSGTLGVSHSEVKKSLSFDQTTSASPVSHSTPENDGRSLLWVDKYRPRSLKNLIGQQGDQSCANKLLRWLQNWHKHHSGITKAPSKLGKFGSKDDGSGFKAALLSGPPGVGKTTTAALVCEELGFSYVEMNASCTRSKNSLKEVIAESLNNTSIKNFYTGASQTVSSKHVLIMDEVDGMAGNEDRGGIQEMIGLIKQSKIPIICMCNDRNHQKIRSLANYCYDLRFQRPRVEQIKGAMMSIAFKEGLKIPPPALNEVILASNQDIRQVXRLTNKSASKTVCIQNDANNARKDMKLGPFDVCRKVFASGEETAHMTLIDKSDLFFHDYSLAPLFVQENYLHVRPASARGNLKNHLVLLSKTADSICDGDLVDKQIRSRQAWSLLPTQAIYASVLPGELMRGYMSQFPTFPSWLGKFSSAGKHSRIIQELASHMSLKTLSSKEAINLDYLPYLRSAVLEPLQSRGSEGANQSVQIIDDYDLIKEDVDNMMEISTWGGQPDPYSKLDSKVKAAFTRAYNKESHLTPYSLQVVKKSRKGAVDPELIGELDGESQIQEEEDDDGVTADAMIKQKKAKPAKDTKQEKPGASGKGKGRGKGKGKAVN; encoded by the exons ATGATG GACATCCGGAGGTTTTTTGCGTCTAGCAAACCTGCGGCACCCAAACCTTCAAATGAAAGCACCAACACTGATGAAGagcagaagaagaagcagaagtcAAAAACTAAG gTCAAAGGTCTCACATCTAATGAAAAACTTTCTGGAAAGCGAAAGAAAAGAGTCATAATTGATTCAG ACTttgaagaagagaaagagaaagagaaggagaccAAAACAAGCGCTAAAGATTCTG ATTCTGATGACACATTAATGACTCTAAAAACGTCCAAACCTAAAGAAAATGGAGCCGCTAAGGGCAAGAAAGAATCAGATTCGGGAAAAGCAAAACAACCGCAAGTTTCTTCCAGGAAATCCCCAACCAAATCCCCAAACGCGGTCTCAAAGGGAGCGGCGAAGAGCTCTCAGCCCACCGTCTCCCCAAAGGTGGAGCCACCAAAACACACGCCCACCTCAGTAATGTCCTTCTTTGGGAGCTCAAGTGTTCAGAGGTCAGAGAAGAAGATGGTGGCCAGTAGCAGCACTAAGAGGAAGGCT CCCACACAGGACACTGAAGAGCCACTCAGTGATGAAGCCATTGCTAAACAACTTCAGATGGACGAAGACATGGAG TTGGAAAAGAAGATCCATGATGATGAGGAATTTGCGAGAACATTAGCCATGCTGGATGATGCTCCCTTACCGAAAAAG gCTCGAGTGGACTCCCCAACAGAGAGCAGCACAAGTACCTCAAACACCAAACCCAAAATAGACCCGTCCCCTAAACAAAGTCCCGTGAAGACCAGCTCCAAACTGGCTCGGATGAAAAGGCAAGAGGAAGAGCAAAGGAAGAAAGACAGGGGTGAAAAACAAATGAAGATTTCTCCTAAAAAAGAGCCCATGTCTCCAACTAGCTCAGAGCGAGCAGCTACGCCCAAATCAGCAGCAAGTGTTTCCACAGGAGCCACAAAATCACCTAAAAGTGTAGGAGCACCCTTGAAAACCTCACCAGCAAAACCAGAG AATAAAAGTCCCGAGGACTTAGAGAAAAAACGGGCAAATTCATCAGCCTACCGTAACTTTTTGAACAGAGAAGGACCACGAGCACTAGGGTCTAAAGAGATCCCGCAG GGAGCAGAGAACTGCCTGgaggggtgtgtgtttgtgttgaccGGTGTGTTAGAGTCTCTGGAGAGGGATGATGCCAAGTCACTAATAGAGCGATATGGCGGGAAAGTCACAGGAAACGTCAGCCGTAAAACCACTTACCTTGTTCTGGGACGAGACAGCGGGGCATCAAAGTCTGAGAAG gCGGAGAGTTTTGGGACTAAGATCATAAATGAAGATGAGCTGTTGGAGCTCATAAGAACCAAACCAGGCAAGAAGTCTAAATACGAGATTGCGGCAGAAGCAGAG AATAAATCCTTTAAAGCAAGGACTCCAGACTCTAGACACAAACACGCTTCTCCATCCAAGAAGGCCACTCCAGAAGAGCCCAGCCCCAAAAAGAGCAGCCCTTCAAAGGGGAAGTCTAAGCCTGGCTCTGCTTCTAAATCTGGAACACTAGGCGTCTCTCATTCAGAGGTCAAAAAGAGTTTGAGCTTCGATCAAACCACGAGCGCATCCCCTGTATCCCACTCCACCCCTGAGAACGATGGGAGGAGCCTGTTGTGGGTGGATAAGTACCGCCCTCGTAGTCTGAAGAACCTGATTGGCCAGCAGGGGGATCAGAGCTGTGCCAACAAGCTTCTGCGCTGGTTACAGAACTGGCATAAACATCACAGCGGCATTACAAAAGCACCAT CCAAATTGGGTAAATTTGGGAGTAAAGATGACGGTTCTGGATTTAAGGCTGCGTTGTTGTCCGGGCCTCCTGGTGTTGGGAAGACCACTACTGCTGCCCTCGTCTGTGAG GAGTTGGGTTTCAGCTACGTGGAGATGAACGCGAGCTGCACACGCAGTAAGAACAGCTTAAAGGAAGTGATCGCAGAGTCACTCAACAACACCAGCATTAAGAACTTCTATACCG GTGCATCTCAGACGGTGAGCAGTAAACATGTCCTCATAATGGACGAGGTGGACGGGATGGCAGGAAATGAAGACAGAGGAGGAATACAG GAGATGATTGGTCTGATAAAACAGTCAAAGATTCCCATCATCTGCATGTGCAATGACCGCAATCATCAGAAGATCCGCTCGCTGGCCAACTACTGCTACGACCTGAGGTTTCAGAGACCCCGCGTCGAGCAGATCAAG GGGGCTATGATGTCTATAGCTTTCAAAGAGGGTCTGAAAATCCCACCCCCGGCACTTAATGAAGTCATCCTGGCGTCCAATCAGGATATTCGACAGG TGCGGTTAACAAACAAATCTGCATCCAAAACGGTCTGCATCCAAAACGATGCTAACAATGCTAGGAAGGACATGAAGCTG GGTCCGTTTGACGTGTGTCGGAAAGTGTTTGCTTCAGGAGAGGAAACCGCCCACATGACTTTGATTGACAAATCAGACCTTTTCTTCCATGATTACTCTTTAGCACCACTATTTGTTCAGGAAAACTACTTGCATGTCCGACCAGCCTCTGCACG GGGAAATCTGAAGAATCATTTGGTGTTGTTGAGTAAAACAGCAGACAGTATTTGCGATGGAGATTTAGTGGACAAACAGATCCGCTCCAGACAGGCATGGTCTCTGCTTCCCACACAG GCGATCTATGCGAGTGTTTTGCCTGGGGAACTGATGCGGGGTTATATGAGCCAGTTTCCAACCTTTCCCAGCTGGTTGGGCAAGTTCTCATCCGCTGGCAAACACAGCCGCATCATACAGGAGCTCGCTTCACACATGAGCCTAAA GACGTTAAGCAGTAAGGAAGCAATAAATCTGGATTACCTGCCGTATTTGCGCTCTGCAGTATTAGAGCCTCTTCAGTCGCGGGGCTCGGAGGGAGCCAATCAGAGCGTGCAGATCATAGATGATTATGACCTCATCAAAGAGGACGTTGATAACATGATGGAGATCAGCACTTGGGGCGGACAGCCGGATCCTTACTCTAAACTGGActccaag GTGAAAGCTGCGTTTACAAGAGCCTACAATAAGGAATCCCATCTCACGCCGTACTCTTTACAAGTGGTTAAGAAAAGCCGTAAAGGTGCCGTTGACCCTGAGCTTATAGGAGAGCTTGACGGTGAATCTCAGATCCAGGAAGAGGAAGACGACGATGGCGTTACCGCAGATGCAATGATAAAG CAGAAAAAAGCCAAACCAGCAAAAGACACAAAGCAAGAGAAACCAGGGGCTTCTGGGAAGGGGAAAGGCAGGGGTAAAGGAAAGGGAAAAGCAGTGAACTGA